atttagaaatgcgagtgaaaaagaaattatcctgtctcgacttgttaggtgaaaaacactcattcatctctgggagtgcaagagatgtttcaaaaaatgtcccactgatcagtgttatgctatcttctttacctttttttccctttctaaagatttctttttgtttatctagctgggtaaaactggcatccaacggtTAACGAGGCgtgaataatgcctcgcagacatacactgtacctaaaggtatatctcgaaaatACAAAgctctctgttcgccactaacaCACCTAACCTCTCGTATTGATTCtatgtagagaatagataaaaatgaTGCGATAAAACggtgttgaaagaagtttgaagaaccatacaaagttctattatataaaactgtataaaacgtacaagtaCTAAGTATTGAAGTACTTGACAGACGCTcgatataaacattatatctaagtaaaattttgaaaagataaaatgtagaaagaagtttaaggaatgtatacaaagtaattagcgcataaatttactgttattatagGTGCTGCAGTTGaggttgaacacgaattcgctgaatgacatcgtgacaaacacatacttatgcactactagtttatatagaaaacttgGGGCataaaatgtgttaaattatgagatctttgaaaatatatgcatgttattctttttcctggagcatctttttgagataatgtttgcttatgtaaagttacattggatagaaggatccaattcttctcttttattcccaataatatgcgcttggtttactatatccgtacatcagaattggctgcggcaattcgtttttcactcccattccttcaaaattcgcactatccaccgcttcatCGCgacgcgaacgtcgcgcgcggcgttgatcagagagcaatacggaggcggggtgtaggtgatctcagacggtcgtggaggatgcctagctggtggagcggcagccgtaattacgcggaggagggcggtgctgaagggaggacatgagcggtcagccggttttcacgggtacctcttgtcccgcaccctgAACAAGATTGCAAAATCAATACAATACTACACCACGAGAGATTCCCTATCTATATGTGATATGTTACATGATACTGAAAACTTCTTCAACCCAACACACTAAGCAGGAGCTGCATCTCCTCCCGTGTTGAAAATGTTGATAAACATATGTGTAGAGTTTCTATTctagcaaaataaaaagtgaaaacgacAACTACTAGAACACTAGTGGCAGAGTTTTTTGCTCTCAGCTGAAAAGGAATACTGATTATCGGTCAAAACAAAgcatagaagaagaagaaacagtagctttgtttttttacatTGTCGTGCAGTTGAAATACCGTCTTTTTCTACCCAGTGCTTTTTTTATTAGCGGATTACAAAAACCAAAAGTGCATATAACGCGTTGTCTACACACAATTTCATTGTTACGTACAGTTTTATTACAATCTCGTCTTCGCTTCATCATCTTCCAAGTTTGCAAAGACTAAGTTTGGGAGAGCCACTGACTTGGCATTGATGGAAAACACCTGAAACAGTATATAGAAGGATTGCAATATTTGAAATATACTGTAATATCTAACTACGAAAAAGTTGAACCTTGTCGCTGTTGCCGCCTACAGCGTAATCTTTTTCACTGCCGTCGCTTCGTTCTGGAATGATATTAAAGATGATTTGGGCCCATTTGGTGGTATTATCTGAAATGCGAACGGTTTGATTCATTGTTAGGAGAGCGATAGAAGTGGGGAAGCGATATTTGAAGCCTATACACAGAGCTTATCTTTACATCAAAGCCGCTTTCGACCTCTCTCTCCGAGGCCGTGTTCTCAACGGAATTCCTGGAAAGACGTACGCTGTACGCTTAATTAACAACATGAATGGAAGAACAATTGCTGCGGTTCAAACATCGGCCAGACATACTTCACCattcgaagtggaaactggagtaAGGCAAGGGACCTGTAGTCCCTTTCTGTTCATCTTTGCAGTCGACGACAAAATGCGAAGAATAGTTTGAGCAATGTCCCGCCGATGTTGTTTTAGTACTATCGGCACTTTCGACGAATCACGGGAACGTCGACAATGTAGTAATGTTCGCTTCAAATAGTGAGCTAGACGCTAGACGAATGCttagcagatgtggatctgcTCGAGACACAAAACGAGAATCAGAGTGGACTGTCAACCTATTGAACTCGTGGGCTCtttgcattcttttcttttatttgtatgCTAAAAATCGACGGCAACTACGAGGGAGGTATTCAGCaagatgcgctaaggtcaCTTCTGAATTAAActccttaaaagcatcactccacgaatctgaggtgatacggatttcaggttgagtattcgtatacgggatattAGAGTGGGACGATtgagtccatttcttcctagttgccgtaaaaaaaacggcctggaagatacggctttgggcgttatttattttattttctacaaggaattcgactgaagggcgccagccttgtgtacgcgccgcatcttccgcgccgttttttacgaaaattagcaagaaatggacggaatttccccctctccataatctactatcccgtatacgaatcctccacctgaaatccgtaccacctcagattcgtggggtgatgcctttaacgaagtgcctgtggtcgatccccatcgccaacgaagtcaaactACAAGTCTATCTGGCCACAATTCACCCTACGGATCTGAAGCTTGCGCCGTCAACGGTGATGGAAAAGCTCGACTGAAAAGATGCTGTTTAGACGACCATTAGGCTACCTTTGGCCAATGGTGTGCCATAACAAAGAACTTTACTCGGAAGTGGATATGGTGCACTGACGGATGGCACGTAGAAAACGTCAACATCATGCCAGGCCTTCTAAAGTAGtcaagaaaaactgaagaagaaaactgtctgccgcttctttggtcacgttatgaggAGATCGTTTGATCGCCTTGTCAAAGCTGCTTTGAAGATGCCTCCAGATTCAAGCTGTAAAAGTGCTCCTAATCGCTgaggaaagttctggacgggAGCAGTAAAAGACGATCTGAAGAGAATTGGAGTTGATAATCAGTTCAGTTGTGGATAAATTCTCTGAAAGCTCCAGCAAAATATCGAACAGAATAGCCACTGAAACATACCCGCGAAGATGCGGAATGCCGCGTTAGGCCATTACATCCCCCGCCACTTGAGTAAAAAAGTAAGTCACGAACGTTTTACAAGGGAGTGAAACTGGAAAAATTAGTTCATTTACCGTTTAATTTGCTTGTAATTCTCCTATACATAGAACTGGATGGAAGAGCACGATCAAAGATTAGTATGAGGTAGATGAAAAAACCTGCTATCCAGATACCTAAATTTCAAGCATTAGTTTGAGGAACTTTAGTTTGAGGAACTACTCCTGTTACCCAAACActtattttttgtactttattTTGAGTCTGAGGGGTCCAAAGGTGGTTAGTTTACATATGGACTGAATATAGAACCGCGTACTGAATATAATGAAGAGCTGTATCCAAtaccatattttctttcttctctgctGTCAAGGCTCTTAATGACTATTCGTTTCAAGTATGGACTAGACCAGAACTCCTGTTTTGATATCAGTAGACAAACTATGTGAAAACTTCAGTTTAGGATCCATAAGGTAATCGTATTTATTATGAAATTCGTATCTTGAGCGGCAATTAGTCCTCATCGTGCTTCATTAATGAGAAGTGAATGACATCTCGAACATCTTGACATCTTGATGGGTCGTTgatacttttttcaaagcgtAGGACAACTTCGTGCCACTTTGTTCATAGCCCCTTCCTTGTCCTACATTTTTCATCGTTGATTTCTTACTGCGTTTAATAGATTGGCAAACTAAATGCACGCACTCAAACTCATAACTGGCTGTCACCTTGTTAGTCATTATGTCGTCACGTCTGGCATATCAAGCACCGATATCTCGACATTGCATCCTATGCATCCTGTTATAAAAGTACAGAGTTGCCCGTATGCTAGATCAGTTCTCGTAACCACATACAGCGCGTGAGAACACAATGAATCCTCACAAATGATGGTTACAAACACGTTAATAATTTTGCGTACGGCGTAAGTCGGAGCATCGCCCgtgttcaagaaaaattgttaTAAAAATTGCAACGCTGGATCTGAAACAACTGAAATAAGTTTTGTAAACAACAATACCGAAGAGGTTCATTGGCGCAAAAGAGTAGAAACCAGGGATAATAGAGATGCAGCAAGAAGAGGACGAAATAAGGTGGCAACAACTGTGCAATCGCAGTGGAGTCTCTTAATAATGCGCTACACCTGTTCTCCTTTAAGGTATAAAAGGAACAAAACAGCGGGCGAGAGTACAATGTTTCAAACAAGGAGTGaatagaaaactgaaaaaagaattagacTGGAAACTATTTTGGACAACATATGAACTAAGTCGAAAGAGAGTGAATCATAGAGCTTTCATCAACAATAACATGGGAATTCCAGATCAACATCAGGGGACTGTTGcttggttttttgtttgttttttttttgaagtttttttcctgcacaATAGTATGTGATTTCCGTAACCAGCCACTGAACAAAATGTCTTCAGTTATCCAGTGAAGCCAAATCGTGCATCCCTCACTATAGGGGTCACTTTTAGTCCAAACTCTAGTTCCCCAAATGGCGGATAgccgcggaccaaaagcgattTTGCATCTACTCTGAGACGAAGATGTATTAAGGAAACTCATTCCCAGTGTGCGCTGTGCCTGAACTAAATAAGAAACCACTGTATCCTGCAACTGTCTCTCGAAATCCTGCAATTGAGTGAGGTGCAAAGGAGTCGCTTCGAAgttacctccaacaaataagctccagcTGTCCACTGTGAGATGACGCAATATCCTTCCACAAAATCCGTGGGATTAGATGTTTGCTCCCTACCCAtgagttttaaattttaacgCACCGCACAATAATAAGAAAGAGTCGTCTGCCGCCGGACGAAGGTCTGACATGGCAGCGCCAACAAAAACGGGCTGCAGGAGTAATCTACGCtcccgaaacggaaaagggcTATCTCTACATACAAGGCGCGCACTCTTGCATCGAAAGCCGCCATTGAATCTAACACTCTAAACTATTCTAATAAAGTGAAGATCCATTCATTCAGCTTCCAAGTCTATTCATTCAAGTCAGGAAGATTAAGTATGACATCATCAGACTGACTGAACAAGGCAATGAACATCCCGAATCAGACGATGGGAAGATTATGGTTCAATACCGGCTTCGATACCTTCTTCACCTACGCTTCATCATCAAGCTACCAAAAAAAGGTCGAAGCTATCTACCTGGATGTAGAAGGTACGAGCATTGTGGATGATTTCAACACCAAAATTAGCCACAGAGAAACGCCTCGGGAATTCCAAATCTGGGATATACTGGCTGCAGCGGAGCGAGCAGTAGAAGGAAGGAGCTCTTGAAGTTTATCATGACAGCAAAAACCTTTCATGGAAACTcgcattttcaaaaaactacTTCCATACGCTAGACATGGGACATGGATTTCGCTCcgcagagaaagaagaaaaagcctCAAAGTTCAAAAGCGAGATTACACAACCGTAAAGAGGACCTCTCCGCTTCACTATCCGGCTTTGGGGAAGATAAGGAAATAAACAATATcagcgaagaaaaattggCTCGTAAAACAACCCCGCACGAGGAGCGTTCGCTGTTTCAAAGTCACCAAGAAACACTTGTCTTCGGAACTTCTTAAGCTCTTGCAACCTGGAGAGCACGAGATGCAGGCGACCACGAATTCACGTCTGAATACGCAAAGAGGGCAGAGGCGATAAACCAAAACCTTGAAGAGCAAAGAGCAGCAGTACTGGCTGAGGTTGCAGAGGAGGGAAAAAGCTTCCACTATGCGTATCGAGATATTGCCAATCACAAGAAGAAGATAACttctctccggaacccaaacgGAACAACAAACGGAACAAAGCATCGAGAAGGGAGCGAATGGAATGCGCACATCCTAATGCACCAGCTAAGCGTATATGGGACATATGGCGACATGGATTTGTTTCCCGAGCTGGAAGGAGGGGACAGACTGCTTGGGGAGCGAATACGAGTAGAACGTAGAAGCCCAGAACACCTAGCTGCTCACCTCTTTAACAATACAATACTACCTagtttgacctatgcttcagaataTTCCTGAATATTTTGCAAGCTAGAAGAGGATGCGTTCGACACCAATGGACGCTCATTCGAAGGAATAGTACTAGAACTGTCTTGTTCCGCAAAAGCAAAAGAGGGGATTGGAAGTTCTGTTCTACGACAGTAATCGGGGATTGGAGACGCCAACGCGTTTACtaggaaaagtaaaataaggtgggtcgGTACGGCGACAGCCACTGGAGCAGAACTGTGAGCTATTGGGCATCACACAATATTAAACGCATTATAGGAAGACCGCAGACCTGACGGTCAGATacttcacaaagtccttcaaagaaaatttgttgctCTTCGTGTCTCTCGCGAAGAAAGAAACGACTGCGCGATTCTTACACTCGATTAGGGCAAATGGAGGAATTACTGATGGCCAATTGACCAGATTTGAAGAACAACAggaatcaaggtgatcaatgTGAAGTCGTGTATCAAATGTCAGTTCCCGAGCTTTTCATTGATTGACTCCTTGATTTTCTACTCATTTCTCTTGAAGTCTCACTTATTTCGAAAGTGGATGTAGAAGTTGGTATAGTCGGAAAGTTAGTAGTGATCAAGTTGTCATTTCAGCAGTAAACAATAAATCGTGAACTATACTGAAAAGCCATGTGGCTGAACTCTGAGTCAAAAGGATACTTGCTTGGGAGTGAATAACACGCTCACCTTCGCAGAAGCTTCGCATCGAGAACTTGATCTCAGTACAGTACAGAGCAGCATGCCTTTTGTATTGTTTCACACTTTCGAAAGCCGCAGCGCCCAGTGTAAAAGAGCATTTTCTTATTCTAAGTTACTAAGCTGTTCTGCATATTAAACATAAATCTAGGCAGAATTTCCTAATTTGTATGAACGCAAAGACAACGATGATACGGGAAGTAAGCGGAAAACAATATGTCGTTGATTGCACGCAAAGTTAAACTTACATATACTAATCGAAATGGTCCGAACAACTTCAGCTTGTGCGGATCCCCATTTTAAACTTACAAGCGGGAAGCTACCTCACAGTTTATAACACTCATCAATTCAATTTCCTTCTGCTGGGAATCGTGTGTTGCTTTAGTAAGAGTTTCTGGTTCCCTGCAGTCAGTTTTTACGCACAATTTTCAGTGGGCAGAGTCTTAACAACTCTGACATTGAATCTAAGCAATTTACAAATGCCTAAAATTGTTTTCGTATAGATATGGAAAGGGACTGCCGTTGCACTAGAGGAAAATCTACAGGCATCCGTACTTCGATTGGATAAGGAATGAAGTGGAAGCCGGGCGACCTAGTCCTGGACCATGTGTTATCTgcgttttcgttttcgtttatCTGTTACGATCAGGTCTGGATCAGATCAGATCAGATTcaaacttctagaaaaatgCAGCGATtatcaaacatttttcttcctggatCCAAGATCTGAACAAGAGTACTGAGCAACACGTTCAACAGTACTGCAGTAAATGGTGATAAGAACCGAGACAAGGCGAGGATGACGTGCAAACGTATCCTTAGGCAATGGTCCGGTTTATCCTGTGTATTCCAGAATTGAATTAGAGTTAGAATTAGAATTGAGAGGAGCTTGACTCATAAGGATAGCCGATGATGCTAATCGGGAAAATCCGCAACCAACGGACTATATCTACCACGACCAAATTCACCACGTTTTGCGTCTTGCTGTAAACCTACAGTCaaaaccacctgaaattcgGCGAAGTTGCGCAGGTGGATGCTATCAGAGCGgctcggtggagcgtagcagttgggATCGACTCGGGACCCTCGTAGGCACCATTATCGCTATAGTGCGAGTAAAGCTATCGATGGTCTCCCAACCGCTTACTAAACTGCACCGCCTCAGGCACAGGCGCCTACATACCTccaagcttcaggtcgttcgTCCCCACTATAACACTTATGTTTTGCagaatggaacaaaaacagcaaagatagttgaatgaatgatgaataCTGGTATGTCATAGGAAGTACATTGAGGCGATTGTCGACATTATTGATAACAATCTATTTTTCCAGTTATagcaggtcaaaacgactcgctgcggttgcgtaagcggcacTGTGGAGATAACGGACGGAATCGAGGCGGGATCATTGCGAACTACACAAGGAATGctgtcagcaagggtccccggggtaaatgtagttgggagacgcccttatttctcgaggCTCTAACTTAATTCATTCTCtttgtaactttagcttacatgtcaagatcctctaagactaatactTAGGTTTTAGTGCCCGattaatttaaatatttacttcgagaaataaaggcgccactGAACCCCCTCTCCCGCTCTTTCCCCTACTGCATTTTACCTGGGTCCCCAAAGTTctaaccgccacgctccaccgcacagcttcgagcgcagtcgcgttcgtaactgcactgtgcttcatatCGTGCTGATCCTATTATATGTATTCTGCAAACGCAACATCTAGTGTTTTTTATACACAGTggttttaaaataaactcGCGAAACATCTCACCTAAGCCAACAGCTGCCGAGGAAATGTTATCAATGATCGTAACAACGACCTAGATAAAAAGAACAATCACAGCAACTGCAACAAAAAGAGCAGCTAAAACATTTACCAATGTGGTGCAcataagacagaaaaaaataggcatAACAATAGGCATCCGGATTTTGTCTGGATGAAGTGGCCAATGTCTACAAAGTTCTGATATTTTTCGAAGATATCACTACTTTTCAATGTGTACCTGAAGCGAATCCAGATCAGAGCGCCCATTGTGCATGCTCGTTGAGACCACTGTGCGAAAGACACGTATTGTATCAGGTTGTCCGGATCTCCGGCGAAAGACATCACCATAGCAATCAAAATCTACAAGTTCGAAAGAGTTGCACATCCACATCTCAACTTCTCGAGGCTTCTGAAGAAAGCAACGTACATGAACTGTAAGAGCTGTCCTGGGAGAATCAGTTGTAGGGTTGATTCCGCTAATGAATGCAGGCAGATGGCCCTGTTTGGCAGCAGCTTGCAGGTAGCtggattgtttattttatggaGAGATTAGAATTAAAAGAAGAGGTTGCATTACCGACTAGCGGAGAACATCGTGCTGTTGAGAGATCCAATGAGAAGTACCGCGACAAAGATTGGCATAATGAATGATGCTTTGTGTAGAGCTTCATGCGCAAACGTCTGAAAATGTTCGTCGATGAAAAGCTATAAACTACTCGAGAAGGCTATTGTAGACTTTTCTCAATGTCCTTTCTGATGCCGTGATACATTTCTAAATTTGTCTTTTCAGCGATGATCGTCGCCGCAAAATTATCTATGTATTCTGGCAACTGTGCTGAGCTTCAGGGCATTCTGAAACGACCacattccattttattttgttactcaCTGTGTGGAGAATCCCTTCTGTAGTTGCTTcattatagaaataaaatctaaGTAAATGTGAAGTAGCAACCACTACTGACTACTACTACTGTACAATATGTTCCACTACTGTACAATATGTTCGTAGAACATAACTCCTCAAAGCCCGTTGACGGTCTTTGGCTAGTTCAACACACTTGCCTTAAACGACTCTCCGTGGTACTGGTAGGATGTTTCTTAGCACAATACAACCTTTTTCGTTTCTAACCTGTAGCATACCTGTAGCACGGCAAATCTGTTTAATATTAGCGTGTCTGTTGGACGTGAATATTATCGACATTGTATTACACAAGTCGTTGAAGACTTCAGCACTTAACCAGAACTACTAGTCGTGGTCTACAGATCACCCTCACTGGAGAGATCACAAGCGGTTGATCGCGAAACTACGTGGTGCGCTCTTAGGTATCGAATAACGAGGCAACCGTGCACCGTAGGAGATCCTGTGTCTTTCTTGAGACTTCAGGGGCAGATGACTTCAAGGGACACACTCTGCTTCTGCCATGTTAGGATTGACAAAACTTTTATGTCGACCAAACACCTGTAATCAAGTTATTGGGAGACTACTTGAAGTTGccttcaacaaataagctccagcTGTGGATTGTGAGTGGACTAGAGGCCTGCAATCTGCTCgtggattttgaaattatacgCAACACACAATAATAGGAAAAGTCAGGTGACCCTAAAAGAGTGCCTGACACACCAGGGCCAGGAGAGACGGGGTTGTGGGAGTCGTCTATGCTGTTGAAACGAAAAGGAATGATGATGACGAATGACTATCTGTACATACAACATCCTCACGCTGAGAATCGGGCGTTGAATCTGATCATGCAACCCAGGAAGATTAACTGAAACGTCACCGGACTGACCGAGGCTTGCAATGAACATTgattctttcgaacaactgactacccgaatcggacgtttaTGGATGAGAAAATGTGGTTCAGCACCAGTTCTGACTATCTTCGACGCTTACGCTAAgtcatcaagctacgaagaaaaagtggGAGCGTTCTAGAACATgaacctggagaagttctacagggAAGACTTTACATAAGGTCATTGTGGATTATTTCAGTGCCAAGACTGGCCAAAGGAGAACAGCTGAAGAACTTCATATCGGAGCCCGCGGGCTACACCAGAGCGAGCcgtaaaaagaagaagctttTGAAATTCATCACGACAGCAAAAACCTTCCACGGAAATTCGCAACTTCAAGAACACTGTTGGT
This is a stretch of genomic DNA from Necator americanus strain Aroian chromosome II, whole genome shotgun sequence. It encodes these proteins:
- a CDS encoding hypothetical protein (NECATOR_CHRII.G6137.T2) produces the protein MNGNVEASRPKLMFEVSACEGSEPALDSPDGSAALAQTAADLRKANANDTYCGEGSRMFYNYKMLQHGFRPKLESYEKAFEKWGIGIQLDPSSEFWSKKLVGFALMWLLLFLNFFSLKTFVSRFQIAASIAKVVATGLVIVTGFYLLIFKSDTQNLHDPFMNSKWNIGAIVSALFACLFSYDGWDILNFGAEEIEKPKRTMPLAIVIGMACIALIYVAVNFSFFVVLTPAQILSTDAVAMTFAHEALHKASFIMPIFVAVLLIGSLNSTMFSASRYLQAAAKQGHLPAFISGINPTTDSPRTALTVHILIAMVMSFAGDPDNLIQYVSFAQWSQRACTMGALIWIRFRHWPLHPDKIRMPIVMPIFFCLMCTTLVVVTIIDNISSAAVGLGIWIAGFFIYLILIFDRALPSSSMYRRITSKLNDNTTKWAQIIFNIIPERSDGSEKDYAVGGNSDKVFSINAKSVALPNLVFANLEDDEAKTRL